The Oreochromis niloticus isolate F11D_XX linkage group LG13, O_niloticus_UMD_NMBU, whole genome shotgun sequence genome has a window encoding:
- the lg13h10orf71 gene encoding cardiac-enriched FHL2-interacting protein isoform X1: MTSVEKRRSCRKSGGHRRHSDGGSSSGGSFLDENDREVCSLTDRAFRSLCIGDEAVYNDSDLSLSSPCTQRDRQLAFSQSGQDREDGEREELKRAACENFSLKVQQYGQDWSHGRMYGGEIHRDPQWEVYGERTQGRISATFQHSVVETSQKEKSLKEERLNFLSNGATESSSQQRKSNSRVSSLIRAFNSERHRDGVGMDDKIREWKDDTSWDKSALMSIQRELSEFSSYQQNFHSGHFPSSGPFSYGDTNLHSFGSDVAAVSHSSASSFMRSSHNKQSMFTQVSCNSNVFIHSEFSPFKVWRDHNRFPFQQGQISGFMHCSEFAKWYETPMYKEPSQMGQPQGHYTGIRQPRSNLAPMISPALPRSTSTSTVLQNASAVEKRCESELAGHYPHRKRSQSVGTNRLPSHRPSTASPTIEMSRRVRDTISSVKALQQKIKMMTEQNITTEVTENQQTVLYRNENVSLGNNAVTVAPNTIGSNTSATPFNISQLLTPLVHAHQEAVSSDLQHYATSPQPVEHPPVRAESRGATPDIRMSTYKSRATSLLFNLKDNRKRVKSTYSPTKFKAAETPEKNKQPPTHEPRDTVIDIPEFPDSEIQFSQLQESSRTSAAMNQYRSPELSLTMSNSQPVMATTGQYAEYSLSDYQRAQMQAQMVHHSGFTGFLPENYTGNKLANGQNLHEDLASFAPYRQDTVADVGTLGGALYTHKPPYSATETPRLNADNNQSGEYLISKPNIEQPFNETVGRLFTKVEKCEQLKHNKHDYSNVSLQDKWRQTNSQDTEKLSMNATISPWKQETAALMEKTRQESHQDKRVLQTYSGCNEKTDLKDHYFKQDYNKYNDNECISHQMFSSAKDKHIGMSETSQRKQYMQIPRGHEVQSLQPSEVKPQSEHNIHINSFNPDKTSAPQIAEQMTERQFVEVKAKQVMAEHIKSHHTQAEVAKVQQGAQVEQPKAEPSRLILAGQNDSEKDAAERVKSGLIKEERVKQAQAEHIKEIKEEKIKGEQTRQFREKQPELAREEQTKAEQTRVHEVRDEPRNITEEARAEHIKKEQGKQVKAERAETEKLKEEHIKTELAKAEQAWQTRIEEAKTEQATEKWINVAQEVEVTTEQVKKEQTETEQSGTEKVNVKMAGAEKTKTEHVKEQQTEGKEVKTNVAEVEKIQTDHIKAGSFRKAKEVKASVHVNTEQSITETSTTQDAKPEEGKAEWAKQERAKAELIKAETMQEMSAKLTAKLTATQLVKSEPDKVKQVKTELAKAKAELAKIKEKMRGEQKEKGRHAIIIKEDGTAKNDVPLKLNITEKENYPKQDKEVQKHQQEETVIRKGSGQSSRGSDDYEHLREKYGCTNRISTNKNNSSVAGNVLLNDPCEKQVLSPNKVEKVNKEKSTEEHSPTSRFITANQKSIEEVGGFKSSEVSESQPVYNESAKESKLPNANYSLTNVNKRANCDTVSDNTKDNSVEKSEKYTPVKDTEVSQQRDSDWAKPLPHERKPKSAEHNVGASKDQHFMPPKSLSHKERALTKQEILTSKIKAHAEKEISAIKEKGCAIRDGFISKNSSKQLAGSQTVKIRQRPPSQEVSKKHESTMPSNATLKPQMGSLGVQMDRVKSVSPSSSATIPVKSAATTTHNIMSTTECLLQNQKLESKPMQNKEQPLTLNQGEQKADHAEISGKPKDGLKDSSNIKTDIPNKKEEDPADATCVKAASSKPVMTEKAESKEEAYVDLAPSLNIVFGQKKEPAADHSLQIMGIMVTVHERKPTVNTGQGNNNAQNHMNEENNSSDLDKCSPNSCLELTERNKSSNEVIKKNNTQETEDQAKFVRESHPENVQETPLSEAVKNNMKMCQERTHPQQDGSTMNIKPQGETQPETLTEKGTITVPAKNKVPGETQPLHHKEDIKARQGKDHNTDKTLRERTDEEKNPQKVQTAHSNENFTVTTVNTGINNMNDAEMLIKQVAKQALKEDVTNVDNQANISNVDGKTAPLLEENKHDSIVPKMLNTSPSNKLLKNENTHGSHKLQYNDSQIRDNKKEDDNVHIDSIAIRVVLPVTETDNMTIVGKEDGATLPFDGVQANKEKEVTSSSCQEKVITLSTEEQASTERSSSDDKHVLSSVRKLSDSLKFSNQQNSNNATCENTQSENEELEKAKKCEELVGESNEQQADGDYFQVQGITETNNEPQYNSITDRDASEGRGLPGLPPNRTAASNETHNEGKIEAFVFTVDQSKRKTTDSSTVQDEDAKKKHWEAEDKLESKQTDGSRKRWNNNENAEAEQANQIRKQIENHSTVSATERQSSRNSFPARESTFQEKPEVKTKQKGKLSTTPEISAIADYARLKVIVSEDREANTFQEYPPNKKEGFFPLIQTRHSRRPVFTTDPQENSAKEKCLPDKTEMGAKANKVPKVLVFPITDKEHQRTGMFKLGEKERQDTKVKESPEDNAAKYTQHKERNHSPKTQTIQISEAGSQKGCQEDQTVCQPNSHSLQPATSSFVVNDSLHPTMEQMHNRKENLTQQMQDGRFEKHQDKDLGPKTDDERTEKLKEESLETQHGIIIAKQQRTKKQLEEQQAFMSEEIKREEDMKIKHILDESRASLAEEERRATQREEERRAKEREAVAINIKERRDKQREAERRSDEERKVKQKEEDIRAEQREEKVRMKEIEEKKYRRIEEQQTAAQEEQQRKAAQEKQQKRAAQEEQQRKAAQEEQQRRAAHEEQQRRAAHEEQQRKAAQEEQQRRAAHEEQQRRAAHEEQQRKAAQEEQQRRAAHEEQQRIAEEEKQRVAEELKRRAAQEEQQRRAAQEEQQRRAAQEEQQRRAAQEEQQRRAAQEEQQRRAAQEEQQSRAAQEEQQRRASQEEQQRRAAQEELKRRSVHEEQLRIAQEEKQRIVEEQQRRAAQEEQQRKAAQEEQQRRAVQEEQQRRAAQEEQQRRAAQEEQQRRAVHEEQLRIAQEKQRAAEELKRRAAQEEQQRKTTQEKLQRAAEEELQMKVAQREQQRRAVQEIQQRRRAALIEEQRQIEEKILANTEADKKRKPREGDKVMHISEEEMIEQIQIEEQKRLRQKKEEWIRTQKREAEMRAVERVNIIKEEKQANERPKLHENSQEALKNEMRMEKEGMLAQRENNIKANKREEEKLTADSEKVRDTRREQKRAAQVDALQYYAITSTESETKQRERQLCSPSPSQQRNNLSENESTESHGSHTRSYRPHAPASPAPSLPRSNTSSPALGVKPLMFRVKDNTFRGSTSTKSVKPRFYKSFGEDFRVGSPSDRGLEKREEEQEKIRHSAGTPVQHHTSLNRLTAISESSTFQSASSPQDHSAPIPHYRPFSRRSIAMEEDDSRSLISNMSEDVESFATSAADLADIRGLYDNERPESACSFSSDVSRSLGKPPAVPPKSEKALRRAQRLTTRRMKKELSKVGADSLSAVEKDVSTIRSSSATEVRSSNRHAMASPHFSSPVSLANAPVSGSSLPSTHTEHQSSHHSFHASPHATGPISIPHTAAVSLPGVSHYATGPASHTAVPKTVAHVPSSPTFHQANHPAPVTQYHVESSYPQAYPLTQRKVLQDPGSGQYFVVDLPVQVKKKTFFDPQTGKYIQLNVRESGKSISQPQPQQTCPQPQMQIKSQQQPFSQTFPAGKPFVLYQGYHQHYQPPSINSLHPNKSQIPATLHQNQQPGCQAFELGQNSEGHRYSPEKTPYMDTVNDKDKTYNTIYSTHGSYESFPECDTNSQLAGSSVCENDNSAHSQHHPRDIIAMSELDDFMEVSDW; the protein is encoded by the coding sequence ATGACCTCTGTTGAGAAGCGCCGCTCTTGCCGAAAGAGTGGCGGGCATCGAAGGCACAGCGATGGAGGCTCCTCCAGCGGTGGGTCCTTCCTGGATGAGAATGACCGTGAGGTCTGCAGTCTGACAGACAGGGCATTCAGGAGTCTCTGTATCGGCGATGAAGCTGTTTATAATGACTCAGACCTAAGTCTGTCTTCACCCTGCActcagagagacagacagctgGCCTTTAGCCAGAGCGGACAGGACAGAGAGGACGGAGAAAGGGAAGAACTTAAAAGAGCTGCATGTGAGAACTTCAGCCTCAAGGTGCAGCAGTATGGACAGGACTGGAGCCATGGAAGAATGTATGGAGGTGAGATTCACAGAGATCCACAATGGGAGGTTTATGGAGAAAGGACACAGGGGAGGATTTCTGCCACATTCCAGCACTCCGTTGTGGAAACCTCTCAAAAGGAAAAGTCTTTAAAAGAGGAACGGCTCAACTTTCTCAGCAATGGAGCCACAGAGTCGAGTTCACAGCAACGCAAAAGCAACTCCAGAGTTTCCTCTCTCATCAGAGCATTTAATTCTGAGCGACACAGGGATGGAGTAGGGATGGATGACAAAATCAGAGAGTGGAAAGATGACACGAGCTGGGACAAATCAGCTCTAATGAGTATCCAGAGGGAACTTTCTGAATTCTCATCATACCAGCAAAATTTTCACAGTGGTCATTTCCCCTCTTCTGGTCCATTCTCATATGGAGACACCAACCTCCACTCCTTTGGATCTGATGTAGCAGCAGTGTCTCACAGTTCTGCATCTTCTTTTATGAGATCTTCACACAATAAACAGAGCATGTTCACACAGGTCAGCTGCAACTCTAATGTCTTTATACACAGTGAGTTTAGTCCCTTCAAGGTGTGGAGGGACCATAACAGGTTTCCCTTCCAGCAAGGACAAATCTCAGGCTTTATGCACTGTTCTGAGTTTGCTAAATGGTATGAGACACCTATGTACAAGGAGCCTTCACAGATGGGTCAACCACAGGGTCATTATACAGGTATCAGACAGCCAAGGAGTAACTTGGCACCCATGATTTCACCAGCTCTTCCACGTTCCACCTCGACATCTACAGTGCTACAGAACGCTTCAGCTGTGGAGAAACGCTGTGAGTCAGAGTTGGCAGGTCATTACCCTCACAGAAAAAGAAGCCAGAGTGTGGGAACCAACAGGCTTCCGTCCCATCGCCCATCGACTGCATCACCCACAATCGAGATGTCTCGACGTGTGAGGGACACCATCAGCTCTGTCAAAGCCCTCCAGCAGAAAATCAAAATGATGACAGAGCAAAATATTACTACTGAAGTGACAGAAAACCAACAAACAGTACTTTacagaaatgaaaatgtaagtcTTGGCAATAATGCAGTAACGGTGGCACCTAACACTATTGGCAGTAACACAAGCGCCACGCCATTTAACATCAGCCAGCTGCTGACACCTCTGGTTCATGCACATCAAGAAGCTGTTTCTTCTGATCTCCAACATTATGCAACTTCTCCTCAACCTGTAGAGCATCCTCCAGTACGAGCTGAAAGCAGGGGTGCGACTCCCGACATTAGGATGTCCACCTACAAATCCAGAGCCACGAGTCTGCTCTTCAATCtcaaagacaacagaaaacGAGTAAAAAGCACCTACAGTCCTACCAAATTTAAAGCAGCGGAGACacctgagaaaaacaaacagccacCAACACACGAGCCTAGAGATACTGTGATAGATATCCCTGAATTTCCAGATTCAGAAATTCAATTTTCACAGCTACAAGAATCCAGCAGGACAAGTGCTGCTATGAACCAGTATCGCAGCCCAGAACTGTCACTTACAATGTCAAATTCTCAACCTGTAATGGCAACTACAGGCCAATATGCAGAATACTCTTTAAGCGATTACCAGAGAGCTCAGATGCAAGCCCAGATGGTTCATCACTCTGGGTTTACCGGATTTTTACCTGAAAACTACACCGGCAATAAGCTGGCTAATGGACAGAATCTCCATGAAGATTTAGCATCATTTGCTCCCTATAGGCAGGATACTGTGGCTGATGTAGGAACTTTAGGAGGGGCTTTATACACACATAAACCACCTTATTCAGCTACAGAAACACCAAGGCTAAATGCTGACAACAATCAAAGTGGAGAATATTTAATAAGCAAGCCAAACATTGAACAACCTTTTAATGAAACAGTGGGAAGGCTATTCACAAAGGTGGAGAAATGTGAGCAgctcaaacacaacaaacatgatTACAGTAATGTCTCCTTACAGGATAAGTGGAGGCAGACAAACAGCCAAGATACAGAAAAGCTCAGCATGAATGCAACTATCTCTCCATGGAAACAAGAAACAGCTGCTTTAATGGAAAAGACAAGGCAAGAAAGTCACCAGGACAAAAGAGTGCTTCAAACATATTCTGGAtgtaatgagaaaactgatttgAAAGATCATTATTTTAAACAGGATTATAACAAATATAATGACAATGAATGTATAAGCCATCAGATGTTTTCTTCTGCTAAAGACAAACATATAGGCATGAGTgaaacaagtcaaagaaaacaatatatgCAAATTCCAAGGGGACACGAGGTCCAGAGTCTTCAGCCTTCAGAAGTGAAACCACAGTCTGAACATAATATACACATAAATTCATTTAACCCAGACAAAACATCTGCCCCCCAAATAGCAGAGCAGATGACGGAGAGACAGTTTGTTGAGGTCAAGGCTAAACAGGTCATGGCAGAACATATAAAATCCCACCACACCCaggcagaggtggcaaaagttcAGCAGGGGGCTCAAGTGGAGCAGCCTAAAGCAGAACCCTCTAGGTTAATTTTAGCAGGGCAGAATGATTCGGAGAAAGACGCAGCAGAGCGGGTCAAATCAGGACTGATAAAGGAGGAGAGAGTGAAACAAGCCCAAGCAGAACAtattaaagaaattaaagagGAGAAGAtaaaaggagaacaaacaagacaGTTCAGAGAAAAACAACCAGAGCTTGCCAGAGAGGAGCAGACAAAGGCTGAACAAACCAGAGTACACGAGGTAAGAGATGAGCCAAGAAATATTACAGAGGAAGCAAGAGCTGAGCACATTAAAAAGGAGCAGGGTAAGCAGGTCAAAGCGGAACGAGCTGAAACAGAGAAGCTAAAAGAAGAGCACATAAAAACCGAACTGGCAAAAGCCGAGCAGGCTTGGCAGACGAGAATAGAGGAAGCTAAAACTGAACAGGCCACAGAAAAATGGATCAATGTAGCCCAGGAAGTGGAGGTAACCACTGAACAAGTTAAGAAAGAGCAGACAGAAACAGAACAATCTGGCACAGAAAAGGTTAATGTAAAAATGGCTGgggcagaaaaaacaaaaacagagcatGTAAAAGAGCAGCAAACTGAAGGAAAAGAAGTGAAGACAAATGTCGCTGAAGTGGAGAAGATCCAAACAGACCACATTAAAGCTGGGAGTTTCCGAAAAGCAAAGGAAGTAAAAGCTTCAGTTCATGTGAATACAGAGCAGTCTATAACAGAAACAAGCACAACGCAAGATGCCAAACCTGAAGAGGGAAAAGCAGAATGGGCAAAGCAGGAGCGAGCTAAAGCAGAGCTAATAAAAGCAGAAACCATGCAGGAAATGTCAGCTAAACTCACAGCTAAACTAACGGCTACACAACTGGTCAAAAGTGAGCCAgataaagtcaagcaagtcaagACCGAGCTGGCTAAAGCTAAAGCAGAGTTAGccaaaataaaagagaaaatgagaGGTGAGCAAAAAGAGAAAGGCAGACATGCCATCATCATAAAAGAGGATGGCACTGCAAAGAACGATGTTCCTTTAAAGTTAAATATAACTGAAAAAGAGAATTACCCAAAGCAAGATAAGGAAgttcaaaagcatcaacaggaagaaacagttATCAGAAAAGGCAGTGGTCAATCCAGCAGAGGCAGTGATGATTATGAACATCTGAGAGAGAAATATGGCTGTACTAACAGAAtttcaacaaacaaaaacaattcatcAGTGGCAGGGAATGTCTTATTAAATGATCCTTGTGAAAAGCAAGTTTTATCTCCTAATAAAGTTGAGAAAGTAAATAAGGAGAAATCAACAGAAGAACACAGTCCTACAAGCAGATTTATCACAGCTAACCAAAAAAGTATAGAGGAAGTAGGTGGCTTTAAATCCAGTGAAGTCTCTGAAAGTCAGCCTGTTTACAATGAGTCAGCCAAAGAATCCAAATTACCCAATGCCAATTATTCTCTAACTAATGTAAATAAAAGAGCAAATTGTGACACTGTTAGCGATAACACGAAGGACAACAGTGttgaaaaatcagaaaaatacACCCCTGTGAAGGACACTGAGGTTTCACAGCAAAGAGATTCTGATTGGGCCAAACCGCTACCCCATGAAAGGAAACCTAAGTCAGCTGAGCACAATGTAGGCGCAAGTAAAGATCAACATTTTATGCCTCCCAAATCCCTGTCTCATAAAGAAAGAGCTTTGACCAAGCAAGAGATTCTGACTTCCAAGATAAAAGCTCATGCTGAAAAGGAAATTTCAGCAATTAAAGAAAAGGGCTGTGCTATACGAGATGGATTCATATCCAAAAATTCTTCCAAGCAATTAGCCGGTAGTCAGACAGTTAAGATACGACAGAGGCCGCCATCACAGGAGGTGTCTAAAAAGCATGAAAGTACAATGCCCAGTAATGCAACACTGAAACCTCAGATGGGATCTTTAGGAGTACAGATGGACCGTGTCAAGTCTGTTTCACCTTCAAGCTCTGCTACTATACCAGTTAAATCTGCAGCAACCACCACTCATAATATCATGAGCACAACTGAATGCTTGCTACAAAATCAAAAGCTGGAGTCCAAACCAATGCAAAATAAAGAGCAGCCACTCACACTCAACCAAGGAGAACAGAAAGCAGATCATGCAGAAATATCTGGAAAACCAAAAGATGGACTTAAAGACTcttcaaatataaaaactgacaTTCCCAACAAAAAGGAAGAAGATCCTGCAGACGCCACCTGTGTCAAAGCTGCAAGCTCCAAACCTGTGATGacagaaaaggctgaaagtaaAGAAGAAGCTTATGTAGATTTAGCACCTTCACTAAACATTGTCTTTGGTCAGAAAAAAGAACCTGCAGCTGATCATAGCTTGCAGATTATGGGAATAATGGTAACTGTACATGAAAGAAAGCCAACTGTGAACACTGGTCAAGGGAATAACAATGCTCAAAATCATATGAATGAAGAGAACAACAGTTCAGACCTGGATAAGTGTTCTCCCAACTCATGTCTAGAattaactgaaagaaataaaTCATCAAATGAGGtcataaagaaaaataacacacaggaaacagaagatCAGGCTAAATTTGTTAGAGAAAGTCATCCTGAAAATGTGCAAGAAACACCACTCTCAGAAGCAGTAAAGAACAATATGAAGATGTGTCAGGAAAGGACACATCCTCAGCAGGATGGTTCTACTATGAATATAAAACCTCAGGGGGAAACACAGCCAGAAACCTTGACCGAAAAAGGTACCATCACTGTACCCGCTAAAAATAAAGTGCCAGGTGAAACTCAACCCCTTCACCACAAAGAGGACATAAAAGCAAGACAAGGAAAGGATCACAACACAGATAAAACGCTAAGAGAGAGGACAGATGAAGagaaaaatccacaaaaagtgCAAACAGCTCATAGCAATGAGAATtttactgtcacaacagtgaaCACTGGAATCAACAACATGAATGATGCTGAAATGCTGATAAAACAGGTCGCCAAGCAGGCTCTGAAAGAAGATGTGACAAATGTGGACAATCAGGCCAACATCAGCAATGTAGATGGCAAAACAGCACCATTACTTGAGGAAAACAAACATGACTCTATAGTTCCAAAAATGTTAAACACCAGTCCTTCCAACAagttattaaaaaatgaaaacacgcATGGATCACACAAACTTCAATATAATGACAGCCAAATCAGGGATAATAAAAAAGAGGACGATAACGTGCACATTGACAGCATTGCCATCAGAGTTGTACTACCAGTAACTGAGACGGATAACATGACGATAGTTGGAAAAGAAGATGGTGCAACTTTGCCATTTGATGGAGTGCAAGCTAATAAAGAGAAAGAAGTTACATCATCTAGTTGCCAAGAAAAAGTTATCACTTTAAGCACAGAAGAACAAGCAAGCACTGAGAGATCTAGTTCTGATGACAAACATGTGCTGTCCAGTGTTAGAAAACTGTCTGATTCGCTGAAATTTAGCAATCAACAGAATAGCAACAATGCAACATGCGAGAATACTCAATCTGAGAATGAAGAGCttgaaaaagcaaagaaatgtgAGGAACTGGTGGGTGAATCAAATGAACAACAAGCAGATGGAGACTACTTTCAAGTACAAGGGATAACAGAAACCAATAATGAGCCACAGTACAATAGCATAACTGATAGAGATGCATCAGAGGGAAGGGGACTTCCAGGGTTACCACCAAACAGAACAGCTGCCAGCAATGAAACACACAATGAAGGAAAGATTGAAgcctttgtgttcactgtggatcaaagtaaaagaaaaacaaccgaTTCAAGTACAGTTCAAGATGAAGacgctaaaaagaaacattggGAAGCAGAAGATAAGCTAGAATCAAAACAGACAGACGGCTCTAGGAAGAGAtggaataataatgaaaatgctGAGGCAGAACAAGCTAATCAGATTAGAAAACAAATTGAGAACCACTCCACTGTATCGGCAACTGAAAGACAAAGTTCAAGAAATTCATTCCCAGCAAGGGAGAGCACATTTCAAGAAAAACctgaagttaaaacaaaacaaaaaggaaagctATCCACAACACCTGAGATATCAGCAATTGCAGACTATGCAAGGTTAAAAGTAATTGTTTCAGAGGACAGAGAAGCAAATACTTTTCAGGAATACCCACCCAACAAAAAGGAAGGATTCTTTCCACTAATACAGACCCGTCATAGCAGACGTCCTGTGTTTACTACTGACCCACAAGAGAACTCTGCAAAAGAGAAATGTTTGCCAGATAAGACAGAAATGGGTGCTAAGGCGAATAAAGTACCCAAAGTACTAGTATTTCCCATCACAGACAAAGAGCATCAAAGAACAGGGATGTTCAAActgggagaaaaagaaagacaagatACTAAAGTGAAGGAAAGCCCGGAAGACAATGCAGCAAAATACACCCAACACAAAGAAAGGAACCATTCACCAAAAACTCAGACAATACAAATATCTGAAGCTGGCTCCCAAAAGGGATGCCAAGAAGATCAAACTGTTTGTCAGCCAAACAGTCATTCTTTGCAACCAGCAACATCATCTTTTGTAGTTAACGACTCTCTACATCCAACCATGGAGCAAATGCACAACAGGAAAGAAAATTTGACCCAACAAATGCAAGATGGGAGATTTGAAAAACATCAAGATAAAGACCTGGGGCCTAAGACTGACGATGAGAGGacagaaaaactaaaagaaGAAAGTCTTGAAACTCAGCATGGAATAATCATAGCAAAGCAGCAGCGTACGAAAAAACAATTAGAAGAACAGCAAGCATTCATGTCTGAAGAgataaaaagagaagaagacatGAAAATAAAGCACATATTGGATGAGAGTAGAGCTTCTCTGGCtgaagaagagaggagagcCACTCAGagggaagaggagaggagagcaaaAGAGCGTGAGGCCGTAGCTATTAACATCAAGGAGAGGCGAGATaagcagagggaagcagagaGAAGATCagatgaagaaagaaaagtcaAACAGAAAGAAGAGGATATTAGAGCagaacaaagagaagaaaaagtgaGAATGAAAGAAATTGAGGAAAAGAAGTACAGAAGAATAGAGGAGCAACAGACAGCTGCACAAGAAGAGCAACAGAGGAAAGCTGCAcaagaaaagcagcaaaaaagAGCTGCACAAgaagaacaacaaagaaaagctgCACAAGAAGAGCAACAAAGAAGAGCTGCGCATGAAGAGCAACAAAGAAGAGCTGCGCATGAAGAGCAACAAAGAAAAGCTGCACAAGAAGAGCAACAAAGAAGAGCTGCGCATGAAGAGCAACAAAGAAGAGCTGCGCATGAAGAGCAACAAAGAAAAGCTGCACAAGAAGAGCAACAAAGAAGAGCTGCGCATGAAGAGCAACAAAGAatagcagaagaagaaaaacagagggttGCAGAAGAACTGAAAAGAAGAGCTGCACAAGAAGAGCAACAAAGGAGAGCTGCACAAGAAGAGCAGCAGAGAAGAGCTGCACAAGAAGAGCAACAAAGGAGAGCTGCACAAGAAGAGCAACAGAGAAGAGCTGCACAAGAAGAGCAACAAAGGAGAGCTGCACAAGAAGAACAACAGAGCAGAGCTGCACAAGAAGAGCAACAAAGGAGAGCTTCACaagaagaacaacaaaggaGAGCTGCGCAAGAAGAGCTAAAGAGAAGATCTGTGCATGAAGAgcaactaagaatagcacaagaagaaaaacagaggatTGTAGAAGAACAACAAAGGAGAGCTGCACAAGAAGAGCAACAAAGGAAAGCTGCACAAGAAGAGCAGCAGAGAAGAGCTGTACAAGAAGAGCAACAAAGAAGAGCTGCACaagaagaacaacaaaggaGAGCTGCACAAGAAGAGCAACAAAgaagagctgtgcatgaagagCAACTGAGAATAGcacaagaaaaacagagggcTGCTGAAGAACTGAAAAGAAGAGCTGCACAAGAAGAACAACAGAGGAAAACTACACAAGAAAAGCTACAGAGAGCTGCAGAAGAAGAGCTACAGATGAAAGTCGCTCAAAGAGAGCAACAAAGGAGAGCAGTTCAAGAGATTCAACAGAGGAGGAGAGCAGCTTTGATTGAGGAACAACGACAGATTGAGGAGAAGATACTTGCCAATACCGAGGcagacaagaaaagaaaaccaagaGAAGGAGATAAAGTTATGCATATTTCAGAAGAGGAAATGATCGAACAGATACAAATAGAAGAGCAAAAGAGACTAAGGCAGAAAAAGGAAGAATGGATCAGAACTCAAAAAAGGGAGGCAGAAATGAGAGCTGTAGAAAGAGTAAACATCATAAAGGAAGAAAAGCAAGCCAACGAGAGGCCTAAACTTCATGAAAACAGCCAAGAAGCACTGAAAAATGAGATGAGAATGGAAAAAGAAGGCATGCTAGCTCAAAGAGAGAATAACATCAAGGCTAacaagagagaagaagaaaagttaACAGCTGACagtgagaaggtgagagatacTCGgagagagcaaaaaagagcagcACAGGTGGATGCTCTCCAGTACTATGCCATCACTTCAACAGAATCAGagacaaaacaaagagaaaggcAACTATGCTCCCCTTCACCCTCCCAACAAAGAAACAATCTATCAGAAAATGAGTCAACTGAGTCCCATGGGTCCCACACGAGATCTTATAGACCCCATGCCCCTGCATCTCCAGCTCCATCTCTGCCCCGATCCAACACTTCCTCACCTGCTCTAGGAGTCAAGCCCTTAATGTTCAGAGTAAAGGACAACACTTTCAGAGGTTCCACTTCCACCAAATCGGTTAAGCCACGATTCTATAAGAGCTTTGGAGAAGATTTCCGGGTGGGTTCACCCAGTGACAGGGGATTAGAGAAAAGAGAGGAAGAACAGGAGAAAATAAGACACAGTGCTGGAACTCCTGTCCAGCATCACACAAGTTTAAATAGACTCACTGCTATCAGTGAATCTTCAACTTTCCAGTCAGCATCTTCACCACAGGATCACTCAGCCCCTATCCCTCATTATAGGCCCTTTTCCAGGAGAAGCATTGCTATGGAGGAAGATGACTCACGCTCTCTTATCAGCAATATGTCTGAAGATGTGGAAAGTTTTGCCACCAGTGCAGCAGACCTGGCAGACATACGAGGTCTTTATGACAACGAAAGACCAGAATCAGCATGTAGCTTCAGCAGTGATGTGTCCCGTTCTTTGGGCAAGCCTCCAGCTGTTCCCCCAAAGAGCGAGAAAGCCCTACGGAGGGCTCAAAGGCTAACTACCCGGAGAATGAAGAAAGAGTTGTCCAAAGTTGGCGCAGACAGCCTTTCTGCAGTTGAGAAAGATGTCTCCACTATTCGTTCCTCTTCAGCTACTGAGGTACGATCCTCTAATCGCCATGCTATGGCTTCCCCTCATTTTTCCTCACCTGTCTCCCTTGCTAATGCTCCTGTGTCGGGGTCCAGCTTGCCTTCCACCCATACAGAACACCAGTCTTCTCACCACTCTTTCCACGCTTCCCCTCATGCCACTGGTCCTATTTCTATCCCTCATACTGCCGCTGTTTCCCTCCCTGGTGTGTCTCATTATGCTACTGGCCCTGCTTCCCATACTGCTGTTCCTAAGACTGTTGCTCATGTTCCCTCTTCTCCCACTTTCCACCAAGCCAACCACCCAGCTCCAGTGACACAGTATCATGTAGAGTCAAGCTATCCCCAGGCCTACCCTCTGACCCAGCGCAAGGTGCTGCAAGACCCCGGTTCTGGTCAGTATTTTGTAGTGGACCTGCCTGTTCAAGTGAAAAAGAAGACTTTCTTTGACCCACAGACAGGAAAGTATATTCAACTGAATGTGCGCGAGTCTGGCAAGAGCATCTCGCAACCTCAACCCCAGCAAACATGCCCACAGCCTCAGATGCAGATCAAGTCCCAGCAACAGCCCTTCTCCCAGACTTTTCCTGCTGGCAAACCCTTTGTGCTTTATCAAGGGTATCACCAACACTACCAGCCTCCAAGTATCAACTCCCTGCATCCCAACAAGTCGCAGATTCCTGCAACTCTCCACCAGAACCAGCAGCCTGGATGTCAGGCTTTTGAACTGGGACAAAACTCTGAAGGGCATCGCTACAGTCCAGAGAAGACTCCGTACATGGACACGGTTAatgacaaagacaaaacatatAACACAATTTACAGCACACATGGCTCATATGAGTCGTTCCCAGAGTGTGACACAAACAGCCAGCTTGCAGGAAGCTCAGTTTGTGAAAATGATAACTCAGCCCACTCTCAACATCATCCTCGTGATATAATAGCTATGAGTGAACTGGATGACTTTATGGAGGTGTCTGATTGGTGA